TTATTATATCTATAACGGATGCACAGACGGGACGCTTCATGACCTTTACGATTGCCATAGACGGGCCGGCTGCGGCGGGCAAAGGAACGCTTTCGCGCAGGATCGCGGAGACCTATGGCTTTCATCATCTCGATACCGGGCTGACCTACAGGGCAACCGCCAAGGCGCTTCTGGATGCCGGCCTGCCGCTCGATAACGAGGCGGTGGCGGAAAAAATGGCGCTGGAACTCGACCTTGCCGGGCTCGACCGCACCGTTCTTTCCCGGCACGAGATTGGCGAGGCTGCGTCGAAAATTGCTGTGATGACGCCGGTGAGACGTGCGCTCGTCAAGGCCCAGCAGCTTTTTGCCTTGAGGGAGCCGGGCACGGTTCTGGATGGCCGCGATATCGGAACGGTTGTCTGCCCTGAGGCGCCGGTGAAGCTTTACGTCACGGCCTCCGCCGACGTGCGGGCACGGCGCCGTTACGATGAAATTCTGGCCAATGGCGGTAATGACGATTATGATGCCATTTTCGCCGAGGTGAAAAAGCGCGATGAGCGCGACATGGGCCGCGCCGACAGCCCGTTGAGGCCTGCGGAAGACGCGCACTTGCTAGATACGTCGGAAATGAGTATAGAGGCGGCGTTTCAGGCCGCGCGCACGATTATCGACGCCGCCCTGAAGAGATAGGTTTTTCGCGGAACGGCTTGCCGCCGTCTGCGTTTAGTCCGGAATTGCCTGAAGACATGTCCTTGCGCCGGAAAGCCTTTTAAAAAGGCGGGCATGGGTTCGGGTATCAACAACACTAGCCCACCGGCGCTTTGTATTCGCCCTCAAGCGGATGCATTCAGGAGATTTCATGTCAGTATCTACCCCCACGCGCGACGATTTCGCAGCGCTTCTCGAAGAATCCTTTGCCTCTAACGATCTTGCCGAAGGCTATGTTGCCAAGGGTATCGTCACGGCAATCGAGAAGGACGTCGCGATCGTTGACGTCGGTCTGAAGGTCGAAGGTCGCGTTCCGCTCAAGGAATTCGGCGCGAAGTCCAAGGACGGCACGCTGAAGGTCGGCGACGAAGTCGAAGTTTACGTCGAGCGCATCGAAAACGCTCTCGGCGAAGCTGTTCTGTCGCGCGAGAAGGCTCGCCGCGAAGAAAGCTGGGTCAAGCTCGAAGCCAAGTTCGAAGCTGGCGAGCGCGTCGAAGGCGTCATCTTCAACCAGGTCAAGGGTGGTTTCACCGTCGATCTGGACGGCGCTGTTGCCTTCCTTCCGCGTTCGCAGGTCGACATCCGTCCGATCCGCGACGTTACCCCGCTGATGCACAACCCGCAGCCCTTCGAAATCCTCAAGATGGACAAGCGTCGCGGCAACATCGTTGTCTCGCGCCGCACGGTTCTCGAAGAGTCGCGTGCCGAGCAGCGTTCTGAAATCGTTCAGAACCTCGAAGAAGGCCAGGTTGTTGACGGCGTCGTCAAGAACATCACCGATTACGGTGCGTTCGTTGACCTCGGCGGCATCGACGGCCTGCTGCACGTTACCGACATGGCATGGCGCCGCGTCAACCATCCTTCGGAAATCCTCAACATTGGCCAGCAGGTCAAGGTTCAGATCATCCGCATCAACCAGGAAACCCACCGTATCTCGCTCGGCATGAAGCAGCTCGAGTCGGATCCTTGGGATGGCATCTCCGCCAAGTACCCGGTTGGCAAGAAGATCTCCGGTACGGTCACGAACATCACCGACTACGGTGCATTCGTTGAGCTGGAGCCGGGCATCGAAGGCCTGATCCACATTTCCGAAATGTCCTGGACCAAGAAGAACGTACATCCCGGCAAGATCCTGTCCACGAGCCAGGAAGTTGACGTTGTCGTTCTCGAAGTCGATCCGTCCAAGCGCCGTATCTCGCTCGGCCTCAAGCAGACGCTGGAAAACCCGTGGCAGGCATTTGCCTTCAGCCATCCGGCCGGCACTGAAGTCGAAGGCGAAGTCAAGAACAAGACCGAATTCGGCCTGTTCATTGGCCTCGAAGGCGATGTTGACGGCATGGTTCACCTGTCGGATCTCGACTGGAACCGTCCGGGCGAACAGGTCATCGAAGAGTTCAACAAGGGTGACGTGGTCAAGGCCGTCGTTCTCGATGTTGACGTCGAAAAGGAACGCATCTCGCTCGGCATCAAGCAGCTCGGCAAGGATGCTGTCGGTGAAGCCGCAACCTCCGGCGACCTGCGCAAGAACGCAGTCGTTTCGTGCGAAGTCATCGCCGTTAACGACGGTGGTGTGGAAGTGAAGCTCGTCAACCACGAGGACATCACCTCCTTCATCCGCCGCAACGACCTCGCACGCGATCGTGACGATCAGCGTCCGGAGCGTTTCGCAGTTGGCCAGGTTTTCGACGCTCGCGTCGTCAACTTCTCGAAGAAGGACCGCAAGGTCATGCTTTCGATCAAGGCTCTGGAAATCGCTGAAGAGAAGGAAGCCGTCGCACAGTTCGGTTCTTCCGACTCGGGCGCTTCGCTAGGCGACATCCTCGGCGCGGCTCTGAAGAACCGCGGCGAATAATCGCTCCGATCTTTTGACATGAAGAACCCGCCGGAATTTCCGGCGGGTTTTTTATTGGTCGTATGTTGAGCAGGTGAGCGGGTACAGCCGCACTCTTCTCAAAGCATGCCGCTCATCCTGAGATAATAATTCTCCGCGCTGTCGTCGGAAGTCGCTGCGGGCGCGCTTTCCGGCTCG
The DNA window shown above is from Agrobacterium tumefaciens and carries:
- the cmk gene encoding (d)CMP kinase, whose translation is MTFTIAIDGPAAAGKGTLSRRIAETYGFHHLDTGLTYRATAKALLDAGLPLDNEAVAEKMALELDLAGLDRTVLSRHEIGEAASKIAVMTPVRRALVKAQQLFALREPGTVLDGRDIGTVVCPEAPVKLYVTASADVRARRRYDEILANGGNDDYDAIFAEVKKRDERDMGRADSPLRPAEDAHLLDTSEMSIEAAFQAARTIIDAALKR
- the rpsA gene encoding 30S ribosomal protein S1 translates to MSVSTPTRDDFAALLEESFASNDLAEGYVAKGIVTAIEKDVAIVDVGLKVEGRVPLKEFGAKSKDGTLKVGDEVEVYVERIENALGEAVLSREKARREESWVKLEAKFEAGERVEGVIFNQVKGGFTVDLDGAVAFLPRSQVDIRPIRDVTPLMHNPQPFEILKMDKRRGNIVVSRRTVLEESRAEQRSEIVQNLEEGQVVDGVVKNITDYGAFVDLGGIDGLLHVTDMAWRRVNHPSEILNIGQQVKVQIIRINQETHRISLGMKQLESDPWDGISAKYPVGKKISGTVTNITDYGAFVELEPGIEGLIHISEMSWTKKNVHPGKILSTSQEVDVVVLEVDPSKRRISLGLKQTLENPWQAFAFSHPAGTEVEGEVKNKTEFGLFIGLEGDVDGMVHLSDLDWNRPGEQVIEEFNKGDVVKAVVLDVDVEKERISLGIKQLGKDAVGEAATSGDLRKNAVVSCEVIAVNDGGVEVKLVNHEDITSFIRRNDLARDRDDQRPERFAVGQVFDARVVNFSKKDRKVMLSIKALEIAEEKEAVAQFGSSDSGASLGDILGAALKNRGE